A window of Panicum virgatum strain AP13 chromosome 8K, P.virgatum_v5, whole genome shotgun sequence contains these coding sequences:
- the LOC120643722 gene encoding putative auxin transporter-like protein 4: MASEKVETIVAGNYMEMERAAGGEAADDGGDDHQAGGTASASRRGGGGKTALSSLFWHGGSVYDAWFSCASNQVAQVLLTLPYSFSQLGMASGVVFQLFYGLMGSWTAYLISVLYVEYRTRKEREKVDFRNHVIQWFEVLDGLLGKHWRNMGLFFNCTFLLFGSVIQLIACASNIYYINDKYDKRTWTYIFGACCATTVFIPSFHNYRIWSFLGLLMTTYTAWYLTIAAIAHGQVEGVTHSGPTKMVLYFTGATNILYTFGGHAVTVEIMHAMWKPQKFKLIYLAATLYVLTLTLPSAAAVYWAFGDALLDHSNAFSLLPRSGFRDAAVVLMLVHQFITFGFACTPLYFVWEKLVGVHEARGVALRAAARLPVVLPIWFLAVVFPFFGPINSTVGSLLVSFTVYIVPALAHMATFAPAAARENAVERPPRGVGGWPGMFAANCFVVAWVLVVGFGFGGWASTVNFVRQVDTFGLFAKCYQCPPKH; this comes from the exons ATGGCGTCGGAGAAGGTGGAGACGATCGTGGCCGGGAactacatggagatggagagggccgccggcggtgaggcCGCTGACGACGGTGGAGACGACCATCAAGCCGGCggcacggcgtcggcgtcgaggaggggcggcggcggcaagacgGCGCTGTCGAGCCTGTTCTGGCACGGCGGGTCCGTGTACGACGCGTGGTTCAGCTGCGCGTCCAACCAGGTGGCGCAGGTGCTGCTGACGCTGCCCTACTCCTTCTCGCAGCTGGGCATGGCGTCCGGGGTCGTCTTCCAGCTCTTCTACGGCCTCATGGGCAGCTGGACGGCCTACCTCATCAGCGTCCTCTACGTCGAGTACCGCACCAGGAAGGAGCGAGAGAAGGTCGACTTCAGGAACCATGTCATCCAG TGGTTTGAGGTTCTGGATGGACTGCTGGGGAAGCACTGGAGGAACATGGGCCTCTTCTTCAACTGCACTTTCCTCCTCTTCGGCTCCGTCATCCAGCTCATCGCATGTGCAAG CAACATCTACTACATCAACGACAAGTATGACAAGCGGACTTGGACGTACATCTTCGGCGCCTGCTGCGCCACCACCGTCTTCATCCCCTCCTTCCACAACTACCGGATCTGGTCTTTCCTCGGCCTCCTCATGACCACCTACACCGCATGGTACCTCACCATCGCCGCCATCGCGCACGGCCAG GTGGAAGGTGTGACGCACTCGGGGCCGACCAAGATGGTGCTCTACTTCACTGGGGCCACCAACATCCTCTACACCTTTGGAGGCCACGCTGTCACAGT GGAGATCATGCACGCCATGTGGAAGCCGCAGAAGTTCAAGCTCATCTACCTGGCCGCCACGCTGTACGTGCTGACGCTGACGctgccgtcggccgccgccgtctaCTGGGCCTTCGGCGACGCGCTCCTGGACCACTCCAacgccttctccctcctcccgcgctcTGGcttccgcgacgccgccgtggtccTCATGCTCGTCCACCAGTTCATCACCTTCGGCTTCGCCTGCACCCCGCTCTACTTCGTGTGGGAGAAGCTCGTCGGCGTGCACGAGGCCCGGGGCGtggcgctccgcgccgccgccaggctcCCCGTCGTGCTCCCCATCTGGTTCCTCGCCGTCGTGTTCCCCTTCTTCGGGCCCATCAACTCCACCGTGGGGTCGCTGCTCGTGAGCTTCACCGTGTACATCGTCCCGGCGCTGGCGCACATGGCGACcttcgcgccggcggccgccaggGAGAACGCCGTGGAGCGGCCGCCGCGGGGGGTCGGCGGCTGGCCGGGGATGTTCGCCGCCAACTGCTTCGTGGTGGCGTGGGTGCTCGtcgtcgggttcgggttcgggggATGGGCCAGCACCGTCAACTTCGTCCGCCAGGTCGACACCTTCGGGCTCTTCGCCAAGTGCTACCAGTGCCCGCCAAAGCACTGA